In a single window of the Azospirillum sp. B510 genome:
- a CDS encoding ABC transporter substrate-binding protein, whose translation MKRALSLIGAAVAAFLGNSAQAETLSIATVNNGDMIRMQKLSEHFTKAHPDITLNWVTLEENVLRQRVTTDIAAKGGQYDILTIGTYEVPIWTKQKWLMPLTKLGATYDVEDLLPSIRSGLTTDGTLYAAPFYGESSMVMYRKDLFEKAGLTMPEAPTWAFVTDAARKLTDKKSEVYGICLRGKAGWGENMAFLSAMANSFGASWFDMNWKPQFNTDPWKQTLTTYLGVMKDAGPPGASSNGFNENLALFQSGKCAMWIDATVAASFVSNPAQSKVADKVGYALAPDTGLGKRSNWLWAWNLAIPASSKKGDAAQAFISWATSKEYLDLVAKEEGWANVPPGTRSSLYANPEYRKAAPFADLTLKSIQATDPQHPTVKPVPYTGVQFVAIPEFQGIGTAVGQAFSAALAGQTTADQALQTAQTLATREMTKAGYIK comes from the coding sequence ATGAAGCGTGCGCTTTCCTTGATCGGCGCGGCCGTCGCCGCGTTTCTCGGCAACTCCGCCCAGGCGGAGACTCTGTCCATCGCCACGGTGAACAATGGCGACATGATCCGCATGCAGAAGCTGTCGGAGCATTTCACCAAGGCGCACCCCGACATCACGCTGAACTGGGTGACGCTGGAGGAGAATGTCCTGCGCCAGCGCGTCACCACCGACATCGCCGCCAAGGGCGGCCAGTACGACATCCTGACCATCGGCACCTACGAGGTTCCGATCTGGACCAAGCAGAAGTGGCTGATGCCGCTGACCAAGCTCGGCGCCACCTATGATGTCGAGGATCTGCTGCCCTCGATCCGCAGCGGCCTGACCACCGACGGCACCCTCTATGCCGCGCCCTTCTACGGCGAAAGCTCGATGGTCATGTACCGCAAGGACCTGTTCGAGAAGGCCGGCCTGACCATGCCGGAGGCACCGACCTGGGCCTTCGTCACCGACGCGGCGCGCAAGCTGACCGACAAGAAGAGCGAGGTCTACGGCATCTGCCTGCGCGGCAAGGCCGGCTGGGGCGAGAACATGGCCTTCCTCAGCGCCATGGCGAACTCCTTCGGCGCCAGCTGGTTCGACATGAACTGGAAGCCGCAGTTCAACACCGATCCGTGGAAGCAGACGCTGACCACATATCTCGGCGTGATGAAGGACGCCGGCCCGCCGGGCGCCTCCTCCAACGGCTTCAACGAGAATCTGGCGCTGTTCCAGTCTGGCAAATGCGCCATGTGGATCGACGCCACCGTCGCCGCCTCCTTCGTCTCCAACCCGGCGCAGAGCAAGGTCGCCGACAAGGTCGGCTACGCGCTGGCGCCCGACACCGGGCTCGGCAAGCGGTCCAACTGGCTGTGGGCCTGGAACCTCGCGATTCCCGCCAGCAGCAAGAAGGGCGATGCCGCCCAGGCCTTCATCTCCTGGGCGACCTCCAAGGAGTATCTCGACCTCGTCGCCAAGGAGGAGGGCTGGGCCAACGTGCCGCCGGGCACCCGCAGCTCGCTCTACGCCAACCCCGAATACCGCAAGGCGGCGCCCTTCGCCGACCTGACGCTGAAGTCGATCCAGGCCACCGATCCGCAGCATCCGACGGTCAAGCCGGTCCCCTACACCGGCGTGCAGTTCGTCGCCATCCCCGAGTTCCAGGGCATCGGCACAGCCGTGGGCCAAGCCTTCTCCGCCGCACTCGCCGGCCAGACGACCGCCGATCAGGCGCTGCAAACCGCCCAGACCCTCGCCACCCGCGAGATGACCAAGGCCGGCTACATCAAGTAA